A genomic window from Panthera tigris isolate Pti1 chromosome B4, P.tigris_Pti1_mat1.1, whole genome shotgun sequence includes:
- the NOL12 gene encoding nucleolar protein 12 isoform X2, whose translation MGRNKKKKRDGDDRRPRLVLSFDEEKRREYLTGFHKRKVERKKAAIEEIKHRLKEEQKKLREERHQEYLKMLAEREEALEEADELDRLVTAKTESVQYDHPNHTVTVTTISDLDLSGARLLGLPPPEQAAGHGSEEEASSTEKLTRALPRKSRDPLLSQRISALTASLHAHSRKKGKRKHPRRAQDSTKKPPSATRTSKTQRRRLTGKARHSGE comes from the exons ATGGGCCGCAACAAGAAGAAGAAGCGAGATGGCGACGACCGGAGGCCGAGGCTCGTTCTCAGCTTCGACGAAGAAAAGCGGCG GGAGTACCTGACCGGCTTCCATAAGCGGAAGGTAGAGCGGAAGAAGGCAGCCATTGAGGAGATCAAGCATCGGCTCAAGGAGGAGCAGAAGAAACTCCGGGAGGag CGCCATCAGGAGTACTTGAAGatgctggcagagagagaggaggctctGG AGGAGGCAGACGAACTGGACAGGTTGGTGACAGCAAAGACAGAGTCGGTGCAGTATGACCATCCCAACCACACGGTCACCGTGACCACCATCAGCGACCTGGACCTCTCGGGGGCCCGCCTGCTTGGACTGCCCCCACCCGAG CAAGCGGCCGGGCACGGGTCCGAGGAAGAGGCGTCATCCACGGAGAAGCTGACCAGAGCCTTACCCAGGAAGTCCAGAGATCCCCTCCTGTCCCAGCG GATCTCCGCTCTCACGGCTTCGCTGCATGCACACAGTCGCAAAAAGGGCAAGAGGAAACATCCCCGGCGGGCCCAAGACTCCACCAAGAAGCCCCCGAGTGCTACCCGTACGAGCAAGACCCAGCGCCGCCGGCTGACGGGCAAAGCCCGGCACAGCGGAGAGTGA
- the NOL12 gene encoding nucleolar protein 12 isoform X1, with product MEAAATGPQRGEWNRPPRPLVAHFAPCSCCVLFGWELAARSGGFDLPRPAQPPHTREYLTGFHKRKVERKKAAIEEIKHRLKEEQKKLREERHQEYLKMLAEREEALEEADELDRLVTAKTESVQYDHPNHTVTVTTISDLDLSGARLLGLPPPEQAAGHGSEEEASSTEKLTRALPRKSRDPLLSQRISALTASLHAHSRKKGKRKHPRRAQDSTKKPPSATRTSKTQRRRLTGKARHSGE from the exons ATGGAAGCGGCCGCTACCGGCCCCCAGCGTGGGGAATGGAACCGCCCGCCCCGCCCTCTCGTCGCTCACTTTGCACCTTGCTCCTGCTGTGTGCTCTTCGGCTGGGAGCTGGCGGCTCGTAGCGGTGGCTTCGACCTCCCTAGGCCAGCCCAGCCGCCCCACACGCG GGAGTACCTGACCGGCTTCCATAAGCGGAAGGTAGAGCGGAAGAAGGCAGCCATTGAGGAGATCAAGCATCGGCTCAAGGAGGAGCAGAAGAAACTCCGGGAGGag CGCCATCAGGAGTACTTGAAGatgctggcagagagagaggaggctctGG AGGAGGCAGACGAACTGGACAGGTTGGTGACAGCAAAGACAGAGTCGGTGCAGTATGACCATCCCAACCACACGGTCACCGTGACCACCATCAGCGACCTGGACCTCTCGGGGGCCCGCCTGCTTGGACTGCCCCCACCCGAG CAAGCGGCCGGGCACGGGTCCGAGGAAGAGGCGTCATCCACGGAGAAGCTGACCAGAGCCTTACCCAGGAAGTCCAGAGATCCCCTCCTGTCCCAGCG GATCTCCGCTCTCACGGCTTCGCTGCATGCACACAGTCGCAAAAAGGGCAAGAGGAAACATCCCCGGCGGGCCCAAGACTCCACCAAGAAGCCCCCGAGTGCTACCCGTACGAGCAAGACCCAGCGCCGCCGGCTGACGGGCAAAGCCCGGCACAGCGGAGAGTGA
- the NOL12 gene encoding nucleolar protein 12 isoform X3 — translation MLSIQSATLAYGSGEYLTGFHKRKVERKKAAIEEIKHRLKEEQKKLREERHQEYLKMLAEREEALEEADELDRLVTAKTESVQYDHPNHTVTVTTISDLDLSGARLLGLPPPEQAAGHGSEEEASSTEKLTRALPRKSRDPLLSQRISALTASLHAHSRKKGKRKHPRRAQDSTKKPPSATRTSKTQRRRLTGKARHSGE, via the exons ATGCTATCCATTCAgagtgccactttggcatatggTAGCGG GGAGTACCTGACCGGCTTCCATAAGCGGAAGGTAGAGCGGAAGAAGGCAGCCATTGAGGAGATCAAGCATCGGCTCAAGGAGGAGCAGAAGAAACTCCGGGAGGag CGCCATCAGGAGTACTTGAAGatgctggcagagagagaggaggctctGG AGGAGGCAGACGAACTGGACAGGTTGGTGACAGCAAAGACAGAGTCGGTGCAGTATGACCATCCCAACCACACGGTCACCGTGACCACCATCAGCGACCTGGACCTCTCGGGGGCCCGCCTGCTTGGACTGCCCCCACCCGAG CAAGCGGCCGGGCACGGGTCCGAGGAAGAGGCGTCATCCACGGAGAAGCTGACCAGAGCCTTACCCAGGAAGTCCAGAGATCCCCTCCTGTCCCAGCG GATCTCCGCTCTCACGGCTTCGCTGCATGCACACAGTCGCAAAAAGGGCAAGAGGAAACATCCCCGGCGGGCCCAAGACTCCACCAAGAAGCCCCCGAGTGCTACCCGTACGAGCAAGACCCAGCGCCGCCGGCTGACGGGCAAAGCCCGGCACAGCGGAGAGTGA